A window of Chitinophaga sp. MM2321 contains these coding sequences:
- a CDS encoding TolC family protein has product MNPKTLYFTFSMVLFFGEIFAMPLNDTMRLSLPEVVAMARERSIASKQATTVKETKYWEWRTYRSNYQPQLSLSGTLPGYNKTFTQVLQPDGTILFQPIHNNNSNLDLSFSQSIAATGGTVFGTTQLQRFDDFDRNNTLYNGVPYGIGYSQPLWQFNALKWDKKIAPLKFNESKQAFIESMEQISITASGYFFDLLLAQVNLQIAATNLANTEKILIIANEKLELGKISKNEILQLQLEQLKAKKAVGIAGRDMQIATLNLRSYTGLTDKDKVLLELPATTIHMEVASDKVLAEAYANRSDAIAFARRVAEAQRDVAKAKGDNGINATLTARLGYSKSAAVLSKVYDHPQDQQLVELDFTIPILDWGRSKSRAQTARANLKFTQYAVEQDKQIFAQQIVTQVTLFDMMRDQVGLTADADSIASEKYQIAKDRYVLGNLSITDLSIAFQEKDQAKRDYIAALRDFWGAYYQLRYLSLYDFEKNERIVYR; this is encoded by the coding sequence ATGAATCCAAAAACGCTATATTTTACTTTTTCCATGGTCCTGTTTTTTGGGGAGATATTTGCCATGCCACTCAACGATACTATGCGGCTCTCCCTGCCGGAGGTAGTAGCCATGGCCAGGGAGCGATCCATTGCATCCAAACAGGCCACTACTGTGAAAGAAACGAAGTACTGGGAATGGCGTACTTACCGTTCCAATTATCAGCCGCAGTTATCGCTGAGCGGCACTTTGCCGGGCTACAATAAAACATTCACACAGGTATTGCAGCCGGATGGCACCATTTTATTTCAACCTATTCATAATAATAATTCCAATCTGGACCTGTCTTTCAGTCAGAGTATTGCCGCCACCGGGGGAACTGTTTTCGGAACTACACAGCTGCAACGGTTTGATGATTTTGATCGTAACAATACCTTGTATAATGGTGTGCCATATGGGATAGGCTACAGCCAGCCGTTATGGCAATTCAATGCACTGAAGTGGGATAAAAAAATAGCGCCACTGAAATTTAATGAAAGCAAGCAGGCTTTTATTGAATCGATGGAACAGATTTCCATCACGGCCAGCGGCTATTTCTTCGACCTGTTGCTGGCGCAGGTGAACCTGCAGATAGCAGCCACCAATCTTGCTAATACGGAAAAAATCCTGATCATTGCCAATGAAAAACTGGAACTTGGGAAGATATCAAAAAATGAAATCCTCCAATTGCAGCTGGAACAACTGAAAGCAAAAAAGGCGGTTGGCATAGCCGGGCGTGATATGCAGATTGCCACGCTGAACCTGCGCTCATATACAGGACTGACAGACAAAGACAAAGTATTGCTTGAATTGCCCGCCACTACTATTCATATGGAAGTTGCATCAGATAAAGTGCTGGCTGAAGCCTATGCCAACAGGTCTGACGCCATTGCCTTTGCACGGCGTGTTGCCGAAGCGCAGCGGGATGTGGCCAAAGCAAAAGGCGACAATGGCATCAATGCTACATTAACTGCACGGCTGGGATATTCAAAGAGTGCGGCAGTGTTATCAAAAGTGTATGATCATCCGCAGGACCAGCAACTGGTAGAGCTGGACTTTACCATTCCTATCCTGGATTGGGGCAGGTCTAAATCCAGGGCGCAAACAGCCAGGGCCAACCTTAAATTTACACAGTATGCAGTGGAACAGGACAAACAGATCTTTGCACAACAGATCGTAACGCAAGTAACGTTGTTTGATATGATGCGCGACCAGGTGGGACTTACAGCTGATGCCGACAGCATCGCCTCAGAGAAATACCAGATTGCCAAAGACCGGTATGTGTTGGGGAATCTGAGCATTACAGACCTGAGTATTGCATTCCAGGAAAAGGATCAGGCCAAGCGGGATTATATCGCTGCCCTGCGCGATTTCTGGGGGGCTTACTACCAGTTGCGTTACCTGTCGCTATATGATTTTGAAAAAAATGAAAGGATTGTTTACAGATAA
- a CDS encoding ABC transporter ATP-binding protein gives MIRLQNIEKVYRTDTVETLALNSINLDVEKGEFLSVMGPSGCGKSTLLNMMGLLDIPTRGEIKIDDQQTGHLKDKELAHFRNKKLGFIFQSYHLINDLNVLDNVELPLLYRPGSARERKALALAALEKVGLSNRVKHFPTQLSGGQKQRVAIARAIVGVPEIILADEPTGNLDSAMGNEIMDILIHLNKSEGTTIVMVTHDEIMAKKTHRLVRLFDGSQVQ, from the coding sequence ATGATACGTTTACAAAATATCGAAAAAGTATACCGTACCGATACCGTTGAAACACTGGCGCTCAACAGCATTAACCTGGATGTAGAGAAAGGGGAATTCCTTTCTGTGATGGGACCTTCGGGCTGTGGCAAAAGCACGCTGTTAAACATGATGGGATTGCTGGATATTCCTACGAGAGGAGAAATAAAAATCGACGATCAGCAAACAGGTCATTTAAAAGATAAAGAGCTGGCGCATTTCAGAAATAAGAAACTGGGTTTCATCTTTCAGAGCTACCACCTGATCAATGACCTGAATGTATTGGATAATGTGGAATTGCCTTTACTCTACCGGCCCGGCAGCGCCAGGGAAAGAAAGGCGCTGGCATTGGCAGCACTGGAAAAAGTAGGATTGAGCAACCGGGTAAAACATTTCCCTACACAGCTATCCGGCGGACAAAAACAGCGCGTCGCCATTGCGAGGGCTATTGTAGGGGTACCCGAAATCATTCTGGCAGATGAACCGACCGGTAACCTGGATAGCGCCATGGGCAACGAAATAATGGACATCCTTATTCACCTGAACAAATCGGAAGGCACCACTATCGTGATGGTTACACATGATGAAATCATGGCAAAGAAAACGCATCGCCTGGTAAGATTGTTTGACGGATCACAGGTGCAATAA